One genomic region from Erythrobacter mangrovi encodes:
- a CDS encoding sensor histidine kinase, with amino-acid sequence MRQRRLRWVNVALLAIIGAAMLALLFLVYKTVDAERAQRDQAEKTVEVLDQLRRIGRATINGETGQRGYLITLDRRYLEPYLVGREQIGPALDRLRELLGEQATPRQSELIDEIDVLARAKFDEMEASVALLESGRLLDARRAVLTDEGVETMERLNRAMREMEQIENAILGEATAQAALAESRVLPLLGGLLAMLVLAMIAGTALVSRAARAEAEAAQAAALAEARDRADLLARELNHRVKNLFAVVLAIVQMSARGKPEARELTESISNRIRALLTAHEVTQGEIDRPVAALAQLVETTLAPYRSPSHTATIEGPEVFLPAKRVTPLGLVLHELTTNAVKYGAWSCGGSIAVDWKREGDRVRLTWKEDGAEVVGEPGNKGFGTMMMDSAARQFGGTVTREFTPGGLIVCIDLPTAD; translated from the coding sequence ATGCGTCAGCGGCGGCTGCGCTGGGTGAATGTCGCGCTGCTCGCGATCATTGGCGCCGCCATGCTCGCCTTGCTGTTCCTCGTTTACAAGACGGTGGACGCAGAACGCGCGCAACGCGATCAGGCGGAAAAGACGGTCGAAGTGCTTGACCAACTTCGCCGGATTGGACGGGCGACAATCAACGGCGAGACCGGCCAACGCGGCTACCTCATCACGCTCGATCGGCGCTACCTCGAACCGTATCTGGTTGGCCGCGAGCAGATCGGCCCGGCACTCGACAGGCTGCGCGAATTGCTCGGCGAACAGGCCACGCCGCGCCAGTCGGAGCTGATCGACGAGATCGACGTGTTGGCCCGGGCCAAGTTCGACGAGATGGAAGCAAGTGTCGCGCTGCTCGAAAGTGGGCGCCTGCTCGACGCGCGTCGCGCCGTGCTGACCGACGAAGGCGTCGAAACCATGGAACGGCTCAACCGCGCGATGCGCGAGATGGAGCAGATTGAAAACGCAATACTGGGCGAAGCAACGGCGCAGGCAGCACTCGCAGAATCGCGTGTCTTGCCCTTGCTGGGCGGACTGCTGGCAATGCTGGTGCTGGCCATGATCGCCGGCACCGCACTGGTAAGTCGGGCGGCCAGGGCGGAAGCGGAAGCGGCGCAGGCCGCGGCCTTGGCGGAAGCCCGCGATCGCGCCGACCTGCTCGCGCGCGAGCTCAACCATAGGGTCAAGAACCTCTTTGCCGTGGTTCTCGCGATCGTCCAGATGAGCGCGCGCGGCAAGCCCGAGGCAAGGGAGCTGACCGAGAGTATCAGCAACCGCATTCGCGCACTGCTGACCGCGCATGAAGTTACCCAGGGGGAGATAGACCGGCCGGTGGCCGCACTTGCCCAGCTGGTCGAGACCACTCTGGCACCCTATCGTTCGCCCAGCCACACCGCGACGATCGAAGGGCCGGAGGTTTTCCTTCCGGCCAAAAGGGTCACCCCGCTGGGTCTGGTGCTGCACGAACTGACTACCAATGCGGTCAAATATGGCGCTTGGAGTTGCGGTGGGTCGATCGCCGTCGACTGGAAGCGCGAGGGCGACCGGGTCCGGCTGACCTGGAAGGAAGATGGTGCCGAAGTCGTTGGCGAGCCCGGGAACAAGGGTTTCGGAACCATGATGATGGACAGCGCGGCACGCCAGTTCGGTGGAACGGTCACTCGGGAATTCACGCCCGGCGGGCTGATCGTTTGCATCGACCTGCCCACTGCCGATTGA